Proteins encoded by one window of Anguilla rostrata isolate EN2019 chromosome 9, ASM1855537v3, whole genome shotgun sequence:
- the LOC135263166 gene encoding solute carrier family 35 member F2-like isoform X1: MEGNEGWRYKAHIDIVSESNSMNRSSNDSGISCCNSRTRLLQNGMESGEPMESEAYHRPWRSFFSSYRLRDVFTWHLLKVIAMGQALSMLICGTAVTCQYLAYREVNTPMLQSFLNYALLFLTYTITLAFRKGDENILQILKAKWWKYLFLGLADVEANYTVVMAYQFTTLTSIQLLDCFVIPVLMVLSWIFLKTRYKVVHYVAVGVCLLGVGAMVGADLLSGRDQGSTRSVLLGDGLVLLSAALYALSNVCQEYTVKNLSSIEFLGMVGLFGTLFSGIQLAVLEHKAIAMIKWDWAVVLLFTVYGLCMFALYSLMPMVIKLTSATAVNLSLLTADLFSLFCGIYLFHYSFSGLYIVSFVVITAGFVIFNAVPTLTPVPASGPSEGEPESPSVEEDAVSHGAKLDVPSENDEQEGGSGSKCTEMQWSQSEQTVCTIEKSTRM; the protein is encoded by the exons atggaagGAAACGAGGGGTGGCGATACAAAG CGCATATTGACATTGTGTCAGAATCTAACAGCATGAATCGAAGCTCGAATGACAGCGGCATCTCCTGTTGCAATTCTCGAACGA GGCTGCTGCAGAACGGGATGGAGTCAGGGGAGCCCATGGAGAGTGAAGCTTACCACAGGCCATGGAGAAGCTTTTTCTCAAGCTACAGGCTGAGAGATGTCTTTACATG GCACTTACTCAAGGTGATAGCCATGGGTCAGGCTCTGTCCATGTTGATATGTGGGACAGCGGTCACCTGTCAGTACCTGGCTTACAGAGAAGTGAACACGCCAATGTTACAgagctttttaaattatgcactTCTCTTCCTGACCTATACCATCACACTGGCCTTCAGGAAAG gtgatgaaaatattttgcagaTTTTAAAGGCAAAGTGGtggaagtatttatttttggggcTTGCTGACGTTGAGGCAAATTACACTGTAGTGATGGCGTACCAGTTCACAACACTGACAAGCATACAG CTGCTGGATTGCTTTGTGATCCCTGTGCTGATGGTGCTATCCTGGATCTTCCTGAAGACCCGATACAAGGTGGTGCACTATGTGGCAGTGGGCGTGTGtctcctgggggtgggggctatgGTTGGGGCTGACCTACTTTCAGGAAGAGACCAGGGTTCCA CACGCAGTGTTCTGCTGGGTGACGGGCTCGTGCTCCTCAGCGCGGCCCTGTATGCTCTCTCCAATGTGTGTCAGGAGTACACGGTGAAGAACCTGAGCAGCATAGAGTTCCTGGGCATGGTGGGGCTGTTCGGCACCCTATTCAGTGGGATTCAGCT AGCAGTCTTGGAGCACAAAGCTATAGCTATGATAAAGTGGGATTGGGCTGTTG TCCTGCTCTTCACCGTCTATGGCCTCTGCATGTTCGCCCTCTACAGCTTAATGCCTATGGTCATAAAGTTGACCAGTGCCACGGCAGTCAACCTGTCCCTGCTGACCGCGGACCTTTTCAGCCTCTTCTGCGGGATCTACCTTTTTCACTACAGT TTCTCTGGTCTGTACATCGTGTCATTCGTGGTCATCACCGCGGGCTTCGTCATATTCAACGCCGTGCCCACGTTGACCCCCGTCCCCGCGTCTGGTCCCAGCGAGGGAGAGCCGGAGAGCCCCTCGGTTGAGGAGGACGCTGTGAGCCATGGAGCTAAACTGGACGTTCCCTCTGAGAACGACGAGCAGGAAGGAGGGTCAGGGAGCAAATGCACGGAGATGCAGTGGAGTCAGAGTGAGCAGACGGTATGCACTATAGAAAAGAGCACCAGGATGTAA
- the LOC135263166 gene encoding solute carrier family 35 member F2-like isoform X2, translated as MEGNEGWRYKGLLQNGMESGEPMESEAYHRPWRSFFSSYRLRDVFTWHLLKVIAMGQALSMLICGTAVTCQYLAYREVNTPMLQSFLNYALLFLTYTITLAFRKGDENILQILKAKWWKYLFLGLADVEANYTVVMAYQFTTLTSIQLLDCFVIPVLMVLSWIFLKTRYKVVHYVAVGVCLLGVGAMVGADLLSGRDQGSTRSVLLGDGLVLLSAALYALSNVCQEYTVKNLSSIEFLGMVGLFGTLFSGIQLAVLEHKAIAMIKWDWAVVLLFTVYGLCMFALYSLMPMVIKLTSATAVNLSLLTADLFSLFCGIYLFHYSFSGLYIVSFVVITAGFVIFNAVPTLTPVPASGPSEGEPESPSVEEDAVSHGAKLDVPSENDEQEGGSGSKCTEMQWSQSEQTVCTIEKSTRM; from the exons atggaagGAAACGAGGGGTGGCGATACAAAG GGCTGCTGCAGAACGGGATGGAGTCAGGGGAGCCCATGGAGAGTGAAGCTTACCACAGGCCATGGAGAAGCTTTTTCTCAAGCTACAGGCTGAGAGATGTCTTTACATG GCACTTACTCAAGGTGATAGCCATGGGTCAGGCTCTGTCCATGTTGATATGTGGGACAGCGGTCACCTGTCAGTACCTGGCTTACAGAGAAGTGAACACGCCAATGTTACAgagctttttaaattatgcactTCTCTTCCTGACCTATACCATCACACTGGCCTTCAGGAAAG gtgatgaaaatattttgcagaTTTTAAAGGCAAAGTGGtggaagtatttatttttggggcTTGCTGACGTTGAGGCAAATTACACTGTAGTGATGGCGTACCAGTTCACAACACTGACAAGCATACAG CTGCTGGATTGCTTTGTGATCCCTGTGCTGATGGTGCTATCCTGGATCTTCCTGAAGACCCGATACAAGGTGGTGCACTATGTGGCAGTGGGCGTGTGtctcctgggggtgggggctatgGTTGGGGCTGACCTACTTTCAGGAAGAGACCAGGGTTCCA CACGCAGTGTTCTGCTGGGTGACGGGCTCGTGCTCCTCAGCGCGGCCCTGTATGCTCTCTCCAATGTGTGTCAGGAGTACACGGTGAAGAACCTGAGCAGCATAGAGTTCCTGGGCATGGTGGGGCTGTTCGGCACCCTATTCAGTGGGATTCAGCT AGCAGTCTTGGAGCACAAAGCTATAGCTATGATAAAGTGGGATTGGGCTGTTG TCCTGCTCTTCACCGTCTATGGCCTCTGCATGTTCGCCCTCTACAGCTTAATGCCTATGGTCATAAAGTTGACCAGTGCCACGGCAGTCAACCTGTCCCTGCTGACCGCGGACCTTTTCAGCCTCTTCTGCGGGATCTACCTTTTTCACTACAGT TTCTCTGGTCTGTACATCGTGTCATTCGTGGTCATCACCGCGGGCTTCGTCATATTCAACGCCGTGCCCACGTTGACCCCCGTCCCCGCGTCTGGTCCCAGCGAGGGAGAGCCGGAGAGCCCCTCGGTTGAGGAGGACGCTGTGAGCCATGGAGCTAAACTGGACGTTCCCTCTGAGAACGACGAGCAGGAAGGAGGGTCAGGGAGCAAATGCACGGAGATGCAGTGGAGTCAGAGTGAGCAGACGGTATGCACTATAGAAAAGAGCACCAGGATGTAA